In a genomic window of Muntiacus reevesi chromosome 1, mMunRee1.1, whole genome shotgun sequence:
- the LOC136156092 gene encoding olfactory receptor 7A17-like, translating into MEPGNQTGISEFILLGLSEEVLLQPLLFWIFLFMYLVTFIGNLLIILAIITDSHLHTPMYFFLFNLSFSDMCFTSTTIPKMLWNIQTQSQVITYEGCIVQMYFFMLFGILDNILLTVMAYDRFAAICHPLQYMIIMNPRFCGFLLLTSWLVSVLDSLLHGLMILRLSFCTKLEIHHFFCELYEVVQLACSDTFLNDLMIYFASGVLVIVPFTGILFSYSKIVSSILKISSTRGKYKAFSTCLSHLSTVSLFYGTSLGVYLSSASTQNSRVTAVASVMYTVVTPMLNPFIYSLKNKDIKQALKTLFSREMFSV; encoded by the coding sequence ATGGAACCAGGAAACCAAACTGGTATTTCAGAATTTATCCTCCTGGGACTCTCAGAAGAGGTATTATTGCAGCCTCTCCTCTTTTGGATCTTCCTCTTCATGTACCTGGTCACCTTCATTGGGAACCTTCTCATCATCCTGGCCATTATCactgactcccacctccacacacccatgtatttctttctcttcaaccTATCTTTTTCAGACATGTGTTTCACCTCtaccaccatcccaaagatgctgtggaacATCCAAACTCAGAGTCAAGTTATCACCTATGAAGGCTGCATTGTACAGATGTATTTTTTCATGCTTTTTGGGATATTAGACAACATCCTCTTGACTGTAATGGCTTATGACCGGTTTGCAGCCATCTGTCACCCACTGCAGTACATGATCATCATGAACCCTAGGTTTTGTGGCTTCCTGCTTCTCACATCCTGGTTAGTGAGTGTCCTTGACTCTCTGTTACATGGCTTAATGATTTTGCGACTCTCTTTTTGCACAAAATTGGAAATTCATCACTTTTTTTGTGAACTTTATGAAGTGGTTCAGCTTGCTTGTTCTGATACTTTCCTCAATGACCTGATGATATATTTTGCAAGTGGAGTTCTGGTTATTGTTCCATTCACTGGTATCCTTTTCTCTTACTCTAAGATTGTATCCtccattttgaaaatttcatCCACAAGGGGCaagtataaagcattttccaCATGTTTGTCTCACCTCTCAACTGTCTCCTTGTTCTACGGTACAAGCCTTGGGGTATATCTTAGCTCTGCTAGCACACAGAACTCCAGGGTAACTGCAGTAGCCTcagtgatgtacactgtggtcacacccatgctgaaccctttTATCTACAgtcttaaaaacaaagacataaagcAAGCCCTTAAAACACTCTTCAGCAGAGAAATGTTCTCAGTATAA